A genomic segment from Thermothielavioides terrestris NRRL 8126 chromosome 4, complete sequence encodes:
- a CDS encoding fatty acid elongase-like protein (orthologue of fatty acid elongase from Mortierella alpina) has protein sequence MAFQSAASMSWPSGSLFRFPPNPNSGFIPPPPAGSTPSAPPVTIPDSIYHAALDPRLPITVAVVYAVSAKALNAYNRSTGKRPWAISKTLAFRCFVILHNVFLALYSAWTFLGMLRTLRRAVVSPRGPLGFSGFLDSLCQLNGPRGLGNAAFFDDETNSWRSYSTEPVLNQDGVPSRLAAGRIWNEGLAFYGWLFYLSKFYEVFDTLIILAKGKLSSTLQTYHHAGAMLCMWAGMRYMAVPIWIFVCFNSFIHSIMYTYYTATALNIRVPMFIKRTLTSLQITQFVLGTSAAMVHSFINYTIPVRTNSQTDIGLAPPAINGSGGAATELDSLLDVEGAYDRQVMPCITSSGETFAIWLNVVYLLPLTYLFISFFVESYIRRGNTRQSSKRGAEGSAAAAVRHLSNDVHSAGWEAAQNVNREMYEESAEDEAVSAEGNQANGRVAANGRVLRRRH, from the exons ATGGCCTTCCAGTCAGCAGCCAGCATGTCATGGCCGTCAGGCTCTCTTTTCAGGTTCCCACCGAATCCTAACTCGGGGTTtatcccgccgccgcccgctggcAGCACACCCTCTGCCCCACCGGTTACTATCCCAGACAGCATCTAccacgccgcgctcgacccGCGGCTCCCCATTACGGTCGCGGTCGTCTACGCCGTTTCCGCCAAGGCGCTCAACGCCTACAACAGGTCCACGGGCAAGAGGCCCTGGGCCATCAGCAAAACACTCGCCTTCCGCTGCTTTGTGATACTGCACAACGTCTTCTTGGCCCTCTACTCAGCATGGACGTTCTTGGGCATGCTCCGCACCCTGCGCCGCGCGGTGGTCAGCCCGCGCGGGCCCCTGGGCTTCTCGGGCTTCCTTGATTCTTTGTGCCAGCTTAACGGACCCCGCGGTTTGGGTAACGCTGCTTTCTTTGACGACGAGACGAATTCGTGGCGCTCATACTCGACGGAGCCGGTCTTGAACCAGGATGGCGTCCCCAGCCGGCTCGCTGCCGGGCGCATCTGGAACGAGGGCCTCGCCTTCTACGGCTGGCTCTTCTACCTGAGCAAGTTCTACGAGGTGTTCGACACCCTCATCATCCTCGCCAAGGGCAAGCTCAGCTCGACCCTCCAGACCTAccaccacgccggcgccatgCTGTGCATGTGGGCTGGTATGCGGTACATGGCGGTGCCCATCTGGATCTTCGTGTGCTTCAACTCGTTTATCCACTCCATCATG TACACGTACTACACCGCGACAGCGCTCAATATCCGCGTGCCCATGTTCATCAAGCGCACGTTGACCTCGCTGCAAATTACCCAGTTCGTCCTGggcacctcggccgccatgGTGCACTCGTTCATCAACTACACCATCCCCGTCAGGACCAACTCGCAGACCGACATCGGCCTTGCCCCACCCGCGATCAacggctccggcggcgccgctaCCGAGCTGGACAGTctcctcgacgtcgagggTGCTTATGACCGACAGGTCATGCCCTGCATCACATCGAGTGGCGAGACCTTCGCCATCTGGCTCAACGTGGTCTACCTCCTGCCCCTCACGTACCTCTTCATTTCGTTCTTCGTTGAAAGCTACATCCGCCGCGGCAACACGAGGCAGTCCAGCAAGCGAGGCGCCGAAGGcagcgccgcggctgccgtCCGCCACCTGAGCAACGACGTCCACTCGGCGGG